The sequence below is a genomic window from Nitrospirota bacterium.
GACTACAATCCCGCCATCCCCATCGAGACCTTCGACGTCATCGTCACCGACGAATGCCACCGGTCCATCTACAACCTTTGGGCGCAGGTGCTGGAATACTTCGATGCCCACCTCATTGGCCTCACCGCCACGCCCAACAAGCAGACCTTCGGCTTCTTCAATCAGAACCTCGTCATGGAATACTCGCACGAGCAGGCCGTAGCCGACGGCGTCAACGTCAACTACGACGTGTACCGCATCCGCACCGCGATAACTCAGGCGGGCTCGACGGTCGATGCAGGGTACAGCGTGCAGGTGATGAATCGAGAAACGCGCGCAAAACGTTGGGAGAGGCTTGACGACGACTTCGCCTACGATCCCGACCAGCTCGACCGCGACGTGGTCGCACCGGACCAGATCCGCACCATCGTCAAAGCCTTCAAGGAGAAGCTCTTCACCGACATCTTTCCCGGCCGCACCGAGGTGCCCAAGACCCTCATCTTCGCGAAGGACGACGCCCACGCGGAGAACATCGTCGAAATCCTCCGCGAGGAGTTCGGCAAGGGCAACGAATTCGCCCAGAAGATCACCTATCGCACCACCGGGGTGAATCCCAAGGATCTCATCAAGACCTTTCGCAATAGCTACCATCCCCGCATCGCCGTCACCGTGGACATGATCGCCACCGGCACCGACATCAAGCCCGTCGAGATCGTCGTCTTCATGCGCGCGGTCAAATCCCGCACCTTCTTCGAACAGATGAAGGGCCGGGGCGTCCGCGTCATCAAGCCGGATGATCTGAAGGCGGTCACGCCGGATGCCACAAGCAAAGACCACTTCGTCATCGTCGACACCGTCGGCGTCTGCGAACAAGATAAGACCGACGCGCGACCAATGGAGAAAAAGCCCAGCGTCGCCTTCGATAAGCTGCTCCAAGCCGTGGCACTGGGGAATACGGAAGAGGACGTGCTCATCAGCATCGCAGGACGGCTGGCCCGCATGGAACACCGCATCACGAAGGAAGATGAACAGGCCATTAGTAAAGTAAGTGGCGGCTTCTCACTCAAAGACCTGAGTCGTCACTTGGTGGAAGCCGTGAACCCGGATCGTCACGCCGAACGGGCCAAGCTCGACGCAGGACTTCCGGCAGATTCCACAAAGCCCATCAGTGAACAGGCCATGACATCGGCGGCGACCAAGCTCATCAAAGACGCCGTCACCCCGCTCCACGATCCGAAGCTGCGCGAATTGCTGATCGAGATCAAGAAGAAGAACGAACTCACCATCGACCATGTCAGCCAGGATCAAGTCATCGAAGCAGGCTTCAGCGCCGACGCCCTGGCCCGCGCCCGTACCATCGTGCAGTCGTTCGAGCAGTTCATCACACAGCACAAAGATGAGATCACCGCCCTGCAAGTGCTCTACAGCAAGCAGTACAAACAGCGGCTCAAGTTCGAGGACATCAAGGATTTGGCCCATGCCATCGAAAAGCCGCCCTACCTCTGGAACGAATCTCAGCTTTGGCAGGCCTACGCCGCATTGGAAAAATCAAAAGTCAAAGGCGCGAGCAGCAAGCGCATCCTCACAGACCTTGTCTCTCTCGTTCGTTTCGCCACACATCAGGACAATGAGTTGGTCCCATTTCCTGAGAAGGTCAACGCCAACTTTAACATTTGGCTAGGGGAGCAAGAGAGCCGTGGGAAGAAGTTCACGGACGAGCAGCGCCACTGGCTGGAGATGATCCGCGATCATATCGCCGCAAACCTTGTGGTTGAGCCTGACGACTTCGAGTATGTGCCCTTTGCTCAAGAAGGTGGGTTGGGGAAAGTACATCAGTTGTTTCCAGAGGGCCTTCAGACCATAATAGAAACCTTGAATGTGGCCCTGGTGGCCTAGTCTAGCGTGAAGGAGGAACGCGGCCATGAAAGCTGACGCGAAAAATATTCTGGAAGAGGCCATGCACTTGGAGCCGAGTACCCGTGCCCTTATTGCCGAGACACTCTTGGAAAGCCTCGATTTCGAGGAGGACTTTGAGATCTCACAGGCGTGGCAGGATGAGATTCAGCGCCGTTGCGAGCAGATCGATCGTGGAGAAGTCGGGCTGATTGACTCCGATACCGTGATGGCTGAACTTCGGAAGAAGCACGCCTGATACACGTCCGGTGGGCCCCAGCTTGAACACACTGTTGGGCCTTCCTTTTCCGAGCGAAAGAACTTAGAATTCAGCCATGGTCGAAACGACTCGGTTTCCGAATGCGCCCATCACCGAAGCTCTTCTCGACATTCGGGTGAAACTTCCTGCGCAAACCGATTTGGCGAAGTTAGCCACCTTCCATGATGCCATAAAGCAAAAATACCCATCTA
It includes:
- a CDS encoding DEAD/DEAH box helicase family protein, encoding MPSPEDQAREHIDQALEKCGWKVQDFKSANLGAGRGVVLRNFPLVSGHGFADYLLYVDGKAAGIIEAKKKGVTLIGVEVQAEKYSKGLPTDLPAYIRPLPFLYQSTGVETRFTNGLDPQPRSRPVFSFHRPATLAALIPQRSEAPKDLHGASLAAETATTLRARLKTLPPLSTTGLWPAQVTAINNLEKSLAQDRPRALIQMATGSGKTFTAINFIYRLIKFGGARRVLFLVDRGNLGDQTLKEFQQYVSPYNNFKFTEEFIVQRLAGNTLDTTARVCISTIQRMYSMLKGRELSEEDEEASVSGLERLFKQPEPIDYNPAIPIETFDVIVTDECHRSIYNLWAQVLEYFDAHLIGLTATPNKQTFGFFNQNLVMEYSHEQAVADGVNVNYDVYRIRTAITQAGSTVDAGYSVQVMNRETRAKRWERLDDDFAYDPDQLDRDVVAPDQIRTIVKAFKEKLFTDIFPGRTEVPKTLIFAKDDAHAENIVEILREEFGKGNEFAQKITYRTTGVNPKDLIKTFRNSYHPRIAVTVDMIATGTDIKPVEIVVFMRAVKSRTFFEQMKGRGVRVIKPDDLKAVTPDATSKDHFVIVDTVGVCEQDKTDARPMEKKPSVAFDKLLQAVALGNTEEDVLISIAGRLARMEHRITKEDEQAISKVSGGFSLKDLSRHLVEAVNPDRHAERAKLDAGLPADSTKPISEQAMTSAATKLIKDAVTPLHDPKLRELLIEIKKKNELTIDHVSQDQVIEAGFSADALARARTIVQSFEQFITQHKDEITALQVLYSKQYKQRLKFEDIKDLAHAIEKPPYLWNESQLWQAYAALEKSKVKGASSKRILTDLVSLVRFATHQDNELVPFPEKVNANFNIWLGEQESRGKKFTDEQRHWLEMIRDHIAANLVVEPDDFEYVPFAQEGGLGKVHQLFPEGLQTIIETLNVALVA
- a CDS encoding addiction module protein encodes the protein MKADAKNILEEAMHLEPSTRALIAETLLESLDFEEDFEISQAWQDEIQRRCEQIDRGEVGLIDSDTVMAELRKKHA